GCCATCAGGCACATCAGCGCCGTGCCGGATGGCGGCTTGCCCTTATCCGGCCTACCACGGCATTGGCGGCGTTACCGCTTCACCTTATTAACCCACCAGATCCCCGAGCACACCAGAACCAGCGCAATCGCGTATTTCCACTCCAGGATATTCTCACCGAGAAAAATCGCGGACAGCACCGCGCCGGAGACCGGGATCAGGAAGTTAAACGGTGCAATCATCCCCACACGGTTATACTTAAGCAAAATACTCCACAGCGCGAACGCCACTGAAGAGAGCAACGTCAGGTAACCGAGAATCGCCACCGATGCGAGACCGTGAACCGCCAGTGTGCCGCCAAAGACATAACCACCGATCACCAACACCAGCCCGCCAATCCCTAACTGATACCCCGTCATCACGGTTGGATCGACCGTCTGAGAGAGTCGCTTACCGTAAAGTGTCGCGGCGGAGAGAATAAATGCCGCCAGCACAATTGAGCCATCGCCCGCCAGGGTAAAATTAAAATCCAGCAGCCCGCTGTTGAAGTTCACCACCATCACGCCGGTAAAACCGAGAATGCATCCCAGCGTTTTGTTGTAACTCAGTTTGTCGTTCTGATAGATGAAGTGCGCCAACAGCACGCTGAAGAAGGTGCCCGTGGCATTCATGATCGATCCCTTCACGCCGGTAGTGAACGCCAGACCGATGTAAAAGAAGATGTATTGCAGCGAGGTCTGCGTCACTCCCAGCAGCGTCAATTGCCCGAACTGCCGGGAACTCAGGCGGCCAATCGGCTTACGCTGCGCTATCGCCAGCAAGAGTAACAGCAGACCTGCGAACAGGAAGCGGTAACCAGCGAAAACAATTTTGGACGGAATATCGTCAGCGGCGATCTGGAAGATCTCATAACCGCTCTTTATGGCCGGATAGGCGCTGCCCCAGAGCAGACAACAAAACGCCGCGCTCAGCCAGACAACATTTTTACGCGCAAACAAAGGTTGCGGGTGCGGAGTATCCATTCATCACCAGATTGAAATTATGTTTTATTTTTAATGATTATCCCGAAAAGGACAAAGAATAGCCAGAGCGAAAAATGAGGGGAGCAGAAAAGCAAAACGCCGACACAAGGTCGGCGTTTCTTACGACGTTATCAGAATAAAAACTTATTCTGCAACAACGTTAATGGTCAGCTTAGCGAATACTTCGCTGTGAACCTGGAAGTCCACTTCGTGCTCACCAGTGGTACGCAGAACGCCGTTCGGCAGACGAACTTCGCTCTTAGCCACTTCAACGCCAGCTGCAGTTACAGCATCAGCGATGTCGCGGGTACCGATGGAACCGAACAGTTTACCTTCGTCGCCTGCTTTAGACGTGATGGTAACGGTTTCCAGTGCGTTGATTTTCTCTGCGCGTGCATTTGCAGCAGCCAGAACGTC
The sequence above is drawn from the Citrobacter amalonaticus genome and encodes:
- a CDS encoding DMT family transporter; the protein is MDTPHPQPLFARKNVVWLSAAFCCLLWGSAYPAIKSGYEIFQIAADDIPSKIVFAGYRFLFAGLLLLLLAIAQRKPIGRLSSRQFGQLTLLGVTQTSLQYIFFYIGLAFTTGVKGSIMNATGTFFSVLLAHFIYQNDKLSYNKTLGCILGFTGVMVVNFNSGLLDFNFTLAGDGSIVLAAFILSAATLYGKRLSQTVDPTVMTGYQLGIGGLVLVIGGYVFGGTLAVHGLASVAILGYLTLLSSVAFALWSILLKYNRVGMIAPFNFLIPVSGAVLSAIFLGENILEWKYAIALVLVCSGIWWVNKVKR
- the rplI gene encoding 50S ribosomal protein L9, which encodes MQVILLDKVANLGSLGDQVNVKAGYARNFLVPQGKAVPATKKNVEYFEARRAELEAKLADVLAAANARAEKINALETVTITSKAGDEGKLFGSIGTRDIADAVTAAGVEVAKSEVRLPNGVLRTTGEHEVDFQVHSEVFAKLTINVVAE